One window of the Oncorhynchus clarkii lewisi isolate Uvic-CL-2024 chromosome 19, UVic_Ocla_1.0, whole genome shotgun sequence genome contains the following:
- the LOC139374410 gene encoding forkhead box protein I1c-like has translation MNSIDPSVHHTSSPTASSLQPQPKSTQEPPEMAVYCDNFSMYHQPGLQSAQRPSGYGLGDYASSLWLNGPPVNSSTPYLHGNNTASFMPPSYGTQRQFLTNSPGFGGPDLGWLSIASQEELLKLVRPPYSYSALIAMAIQNAHEKKLTLSQIYQYVADNFPFYKKSKAGWQNSIRHNLSLNDCFKKVPRDEDDPGKGNYWTLDPNCEKMFDNGNFRRKRKRRSDSTNSTKTEDGRAAPPIKTLDSPQLLGPASPDMEVVSEGHKSSPPPGLASGGTPCFNNFFSSMAGLGSGPLGASVPLSSGPSSRQTSSLGLVNELTNRNITALHSSPYHNHTPHTPTPGQDSHSPGVSEAGLGGHGHPADSLSPFNRGLYYNTFSGGGQAGQFNSHFYNSFSVNNILYPREGTDV, from the exons ATGAACTCCATCGACCCTTCAGTACACCACACCTCGTCTCCAACAGCAAGCTCTCTCCAACCCCAGCCCAAGAGCACCCAGGAGCCGCCGGAGATGGCTGTCTACTGTGATAACTTCAGCATGTACCACCAGCCTGGACTCCAGAGCGCACAGAGACCGTCTGGATACGGCCTGGGAGATTACGCGTCATCCCTGTGGTTGAACGGGCCCCCCGTGAACTCCTCCACCCCATACCTGCACGGAAACAACACAGCATCCTTTATGCCACCTTCCTACGGTACCCAGCGGCAGTTCCTTACCAACTCTCCCGGGTTCGGGGGTCCGGACCTGGGTTGGCTGTCCATCGCCAGTCAGGAAGAATTGCTAAAACTGGTCCGTCCTCCATACTCTTACTCTGCGCTCATCGCCATGGCGATCCAGAACGCACACGAAAAGAAGTTGACCCTGAGTCAGATCTACCAGTATGTCGCGGATAACTTCCCGTTCTACAAGAAGAGCAAGGCGGGGTGGCAGAACTCTATCCGACACAACCTGTCACTCAACGACTGCTTTAAAAAGGTCCCCCGCGATGAGGACGACCCAG GTAAAGGGAACTACTGGACGTTGGATCCTAACTGTGAGAAGATGTTTGACAACGGGAACTTCAGGAGGAAGAGGAAGCGTCGCTCCGACTCCACTAACAGCACCAAAACAGAGGACGGCCGAGCAGCCCCGCCCATCAAGACCTTAGACAGCCCCCAGCTCCTAGGCCCCGCCTCCCCAGACATGGAGGTGGTCAGTGAGGGTCACAAGAGCTCCCCCCCCCCGGGCCTGGCGTCCGGTGGCACTCCGTGTTTTAATAACTTCTTCAGCAGTATGGCTGGGCTGGGCTCCGGGCCTCTAGGGGCCTCCgttcctctctcctctggtcCCTCCAGCAGACAGACTAGCTCTCTGGGGCTGGTCAACGAGCTGACCAATAGGAACATTACAGCCCTCCATAGCAGCccataccacaaccacacaccccacacccccaccccaggCCAGGACAGTCACAGCCCGGGGGTCTCAGAGGCGGGCCTCGGGGGCCACGGCCACCCAGCAGACAGCCTGTCTCCCTTCAACAGAGGACTGTACTACAACACATTCAGTGGAGGGGGGCAGGCAGGACAGTTCAACAGCCACTTCTATAACAGCTTTAGTGTCAACAATATCTTATACCCCCGAGAGGGCACAGACGTATAG